AGTTCGTCGGGAAAAGTCTTCTgtgaattcaaaaatctttcgcAGTTGTTCCCGGGCCGGCGGTCAAGTGGTGTCCGATATCGAACGCCTTCCACCGAGGGAAGGTTTTAGACCGTGTGCCTCACCGGAAGTATTCGTTACACTTCAGACGGCTCAACCCTTGACCAACCGGAACAGTGTGCAAATGCGACAGTCAAATCTGGTGGAGTGTCAGTATTTCCACGGCCGCCGGTACCAGAGTCACCCGAGATGAGCTTCAAGTTTGGGGGAAGAGAGATCAACAGCAgcagagtgctgaaaagtagatcgTCAAATCGGTAAGTTTGATCAATTAGCTTAGAACTTTAGAACTTAGAACTAAATTACCgtcttttttcatttctttgcAGTCATCGGAAGCATCTCAAGCCCCTAAACCTACTGAGATCACCTCTTCAGAAACCTGTCTCCACGAGGCTGCGGACAGGCAGTCGATGAAAACGCCGAAAACAGCACCGCTGACATTGACGTGAAAAAAGGCGTGAAAAAAGTGAGCGACTACAAAGCCGAAGAAGGCTGGACTGCGAAGGCGGCCCTCCGGCGCGGAACGCATCACCCGCTAGGAAGGCAACTTTGGCCACGAAGTTCAATCTTCACAGTCGCGGAGGGCTTTTCCGGAACGCTGACCGGCCGTAAATAGGACTCCCCCGAAGAAAGCTGTTAAGACGACGAAACCTCGCCAGAAGAGATGTTGCGAACAAGGTTGCGAATGTTGTTATGTATTataatttgattgaaataaattttgaaactctgGCTAATTAAATTTTGTAGCATTTAAAAGGCGGAAAAATCTCGGGAAAAATCATAAGTTTGCCATATATCTACCAAAAACTATAGGCTTCTCATATTTAAATTATATACGGTTTGCTTATGAAAGCAACAATTTATCATATATTACGTCTATAAGGTTATCATAtggaaaaaaatccattgaTTGATCCTATATAATCTATATGGTttgtgtatggaaaaaatctatAAGGTATCCTTATGGCTGGTATGGATTGTTTTGGCTGAGTGTGGatactaaaatttgtttttttttttgaataaaactttttaaacatgcaaacaattttttcttcaaatttcctttCGACAGACACCTGCTACCTGGACCACGCCGGCACGACCCTGTACGCAGACTCGCAAATCCGCACCGTCGGCGACTGCCTCACGGGGAGTCTGTTCTGCAACCCGCACACCAGCCGCACCACCGAGGACCTGCTCGATCAGGTGCGGTTCCGCGTTCTGCGGCACTTTGGCACCCGCCCGTCGGAATATGGGCTGGTGTTCACCCCGGGAACAACGGGCGCGCTGAAGCTGGTCGCGGAATGTTTCGACTTTGGCGATGAGGGGGCTTTTGTCTACACGAGGGACAATCATACTTCGGTGCTGGGGATGAGGGCGGTCGTTGGTACGGAGAGGATCGTTCCGATTGGGAGGGAGGATCTACGAGGTGGGCGATCTACGGGGGATGGGAAGCCTTCGTTGGTGGTCTTTCCAGCGCAGTGTAACTTCAATGGGTACAAGTACCCGTTAGGGTTGGTGGAAGATATAGAACGCAACGGTTTAGTTGGATTCGATGGCGATCGCTTCCACGTTTGTCTGGACGCTGCTAGCTTTGTTTCAACGAACGCACTAGATTTGGCCAAGCATCAACCGAGCTTCGTCTGCTTGTCATTCTACAAGATATTCGGCTTTCCAACTGGTTTGGGAGCCCTGCTAGTGCACCGAACCGCGCAGAACCTACTGAAGAAGCGTTACTACGGTGGCGGAACGGTCAAGATCGCGATGGCCGGACGGAACTTCCACGTGAAGCGAGATTCGCTCGCGGATCAGTTCGAGGACGGAACGGTTCCGTTTACATCGATCATTTCGCTGCTGCAAGGCTTTGAAACGCTTGAACGGTTGGTGCCCGCGAGTGGGGAGCTGTCCTCGATTGATCGCGTGTCTCGCCACACGTTTGCCCTCGGAAGGTATTGCTATCAAAGGTTGAGAGGGTTGCGGCACGCGAATTCGAACTCGGTGGTGAAGTTGTACCACGATACGGAGTTCGAGGATCGCGGTTCGCAGGGAGGGATCGTCAATTTCAACGTTCTGCATGAAGATGGGAGTTTTGTAGGGTTCGCCGAGGTGGCCTACATGGCCAGCGTCCACAACGTGGTGCTAAGAACGGGTTGCTTTTGCAATCCGGGTGCTTGTCAGAGATTGCTCGAGTTGACGGATGAGGACGTGTTGAAGCAGTTCAACGCTGGGCATGTTTGTGGCGACGCAAACGACTTGATCGGGGGTCAACCCACGGGATCGGTGAGGGTCTCGTTTGGGTACATGAGTCGCCGCGAGGACGTCGATCGACTGGTTGAGATGGTTGAAAAGTGCTACGTTAAGAAGATGACGGCGAACGGACTGACGAGAAAGCAGATCGTTTCGAATTATAAGAACTATGATCAACCAAAGTTGAAGATGATCTGCCTCTTTCCGATCAAGTCTTGTGGAGCCTACAAGATCACGACGAGTTGGCCGCTGTGCCACAAAGGACTGAAGCACGATCGAGAGTTTGTGATCGTTGACGAGAATGGCGTTGCCATGACCCAAAAGAAGCTTGTCGAAATGTGCCTTATCAAACCGAAGATCGATATTAAGACCAATACGCTGATTTTAACCCACCCAGCTATGGAGAACTTCACTCTTAGTATGGAACCACTATCAAACGAATCCCAATCGATCAAGCTCTGCCAAACCAAGGTCTGTCAGGACAACGTTCAAGCGATCGACTGCGGGGACGCAGTCGCCAACTGGATCAGTATCGCGCTGCAAACCTCCGGACTGCGATTGCTCAAACAGTCTGACGATGAAGCCCGAACGCTGCGAAAGTCCACCACGGAGATCGCCCTCTCCAACCAGGCCCAATTCCTGCTGATCAATCAAGCCTCCGTACGTTGGCTTGCCGACCTCGTTCCCGACTGGGACGATCTATCCCAGGAACCAACGCTAGAATCGCTGGTCGATCGCTTCCGCGGAAATCTGATCATCGACTCCGTGAAACCCCTCGAGGAAAGCTCCTGGACCCAGCTCCGCATCGGTCCGCTCGAATTCTCCGTGGACGGACCGTGCTCGCGCTGCCAGATGATCTGCATCGATCAGTCGAGCGGAACGCGAACGGCCGAACCGCTGCGCACGATCGCCCGTGAGTTCAAGGGAAAGATGCGCTTCGGAATCTACCTGTCGCACGTCAAATCGCTGGAAGGTTCGGACGAAAAATTGCTGCACTGTGGAAGCCCACTTCAAGTTGTTGCGGAATAACAAAAATCTTTATCCAAAACTAATCTCGACTACAATGAACTTCAATCCGAAACAAATCCCTCAAAGTAAGGCGTATTCTACTTACTGGATGACGCAGTCGGTGATAGGTTGCTCTTTGACCTTGTTGACGGGTTTGCCCGCCGCGGCAGCCTGCACGTTCTCCACGACGGCCTCGTAGTCGGGGAACGCCATCGAGCCGAGCTTGGAGTGGACTAGCGTTTCGTTGATCTGCACCTCGAAGGTGCCCCGGCGACCGGTTTTGCACGTGACCTGCGCGCCCGGCACGCGCTCCTCGATCAGGCGTCTAAGCTCCACACACTGGGGCTTCGAGTTGCATACGGTGCTGGAGAAAAGGAGATTTAAGACAACGTTATCAAAAATGTCTTGAGAAATTTGTCCTTCCTAataaaaaataaggaaattttttgttgtttgctcGTTTGTTTGAAACAACTTTAACCTTCTTCGTTATTCACAGCCATAGAGGACTGTGTTTCAGTAAAAAAGGGCAAGTCACTTCCTGTATCGCACATCATGTGAAGCCAATATTGGAGTAGCAATCCAGTAAGAATTGTAGACCGATGAAGCTCTCATTGAGGATCAGACTTCTGTCGGCCTTACATTTCTTACTGGGCTGTGAAAGACACTCAGAACGACTATCAAGGCAACTACAAATCATCCGGTGAACAAGGCAATCACAAGGTAAATGTCAAATATCAATGTTCCGATACAAGTGATTACCCCTAGTCCCGGAACCAACTGTACAGACATCATGattcatgaatttaaataaatattaatgtCTGGGCAGTTGAAGGTTTACAAAACCAAATGAAGGAATAAAACAAGTTTTGACGCAAAAGAAGTTATCTTgattaataattatttaaaaagatgactgaaaagcattttcagaagaaaattttatttttcttgtaatttgaaaataaatcaaatatttttttgaatctcaTTTGCAGCCCAACAAAACCGCTGGGCACGTGCAAGATTCACGCATTGCAGAATTTCGTAATAGTTTTGTTCTTTCGGTCAGCAAGTTTCTTCCAACGCGAAAATCTGCCCCATTCGGCGATGCTCCCCAAAAGTACGTACCAATATTCAATGTCCACGCGCACGGGATGTGATTGGGTCGAGCTAGCGGCCGATTCTTCCATTCCAACTGGGTTTTGCACGCACTAAAGAAGCTGCTTCGTGATttcatttgtttatgttttttcttcGATTCAGAAAGTGACGATCGTGGATGACAGACCCATCAGAGTTTGACACATGCGTGGTGCTTTGGCGAAAAACCGCTGGGCAGGCAAACGTGACGGCGCGCGGCCGCAGTGTTGGCGGATCGATTTGCAAAAAGACTGCATGTTCAGGTCAAGTTCAGGTTTGTGGTGAGAAGAAATGAAAAGTCGGTACCAAGTCTGTATATAAATGTTAGTGTGTTTCAAACATTTCTTAACCTTAACTTAAAAGcaaagagcgagtccacgagcaaatcATACCCATCTCGAATCGAccttgcctgaaattttcaggggttgtgtgtacatataaaactagcatctggtcaaAATATGTGCCCTCCAGGACAAGagaaagtggggcaaatcggaacACCAAGTTTTATGGTTAAAAAACGTTACAAATCTtgaaaaggctgtaacttagacaaaattaaattaaattttcaaattcaaattgcatctgaaagggctttaaaatgcaacaaaatgtggagtgaagcatcccaattgggtcctaaaatgaagcttggaTTGCTGATGTTATTGTTTGCAGCTCGGTTTGCAGtcataaagcttatttttctgagtacaatgactctttgtacgaccacaaagagtttaaaatgggtttttaaatcaatgttgaaaaattaacctcgcggcccttcttgaccaATGTTACAGTAACCTTgcttcttgacag
This is a stretch of genomic DNA from Culex pipiens pallens isolate TS chromosome 1, TS_CPP_V2, whole genome shotgun sequence. It encodes these proteins:
- the LOC120430610 gene encoding molybdenum cofactor sulfurase 2 — protein: MEQFESVFTAKENAEIAKEFTRLKDTCYLDHAGTTLYADSQIRTVGDCLTGSLFCNPHTSRTTEDLLDQVRFRVLRHFGTRPSEYGLVFTPGTTGALKLVAECFDFGDEGAFVYTRDNHTSVLGMRAVVGTERIVPIGREDLRGGRSTGDGKPSLVVFPAQCNFNGYKYPLGLVEDIERNGLVGFDGDRFHVCLDAASFVSTNALDLAKHQPSFVCLSFYKIFGFPTGLGALLVHRTAQNLLKKRYYGGGTVKIAMAGRNFHVKRDSLADQFEDGTVPFTSIISLLQGFETLERLVPASGELSSIDRVSRHTFALGRYCYQRLRGLRHANSNSVVKLYHDTEFEDRGSQGGIVNFNVLHEDGSFVGFAEVAYMASVHNVVLRTGCFCNPGACQRLLELTDEDVLKQFNAGHVCGDANDLIGGQPTGSVRVSFGYMSRREDVDRLVEMVEKCYVKKMTANGLTRKQIVSNYKNYDQPKLKMICLFPIKSCGAYKITTSWPLCHKGLKHDREFVIVDENGVAMTQKKLVEMCLIKPKIDIKTNTLILTHPAMENFTLSMEPLSNESQSIKLCQTKVCQDNVQAIDCGDAVANWISIALQTSGLRLLKQSDDEARTLRKSTTEIALSNQAQFLLINQASVRWLADLVPDWDDLSQEPTLESLVDRFRGNLIIDSVKPLEESSWTQLRIGPLEFSVDGPCSRCQMICIDQSSGTRTAEPLRTIAREFKGKMRFGIYLSHVKSLEGSDEKLLHCGSPLQVVAE
- the LOC120432235 gene encoding uncharacterized protein LOC120432235, producing MEESAASSTQSHPVRVDIEYCTVCNSKPQCVELRRLIEERVPGAQVTCKTGRRGTFEVQINETLVHSKLGSMAFPDYEAVVENVQAAAAGKPVNKVKEQPITDCVIQCHPRNNSKKYPTLTVRFNFKTQVHVMRVWDYAYRQARKSEWEIAARDRAWFKRRIENTEPVLGPIFDRDLRERVYRERFAG